In Spinacia oleracea cultivar Varoflay chromosome 5, BTI_SOV_V1, whole genome shotgun sequence, a single window of DNA contains:
- the LOC130461525 gene encoding uncharacterized protein yields the protein MNHFMTCLQTACRNVVSFSDGIPGKSAGIPYFYLTTLDPTAANALKDQRSSFTISEYPNGTCGETDPENPTYAKVTLTGKLKLVDADSEEARFAVRIWNLQFFSLLDGFFDQQQGDYGPMPK from the exons ATGAATCATTTCATGACATGTTTGCAGACTGCGTGCAGGAATGTGGTTTCATTTAGTGACGGGATACCAGGAAAAAGTGCAGGTATACCGTATTTCTACTTGACAACACTTGATCCCACCGCAGCAAATGCTTTGAAGGACCAAAGATCCTCATTCACAATCAGTGAATACCCTAACGGGACTTGTGGAGAAACAGATCCTGAAAACCCTACTTATGCAAAAGTTACACTCACAGGAAAG TTAAAACTGGTTGATGCAGACTCCGAAGAAGCAAGATTCGCTGTACGTATATGGAATCTTCAATTCTTTAGTTTGTTAGATGGATTCTTTGATCAACAACAAGGTGACTACGGTCCAATGCCTAAGTAG